The uncultured Bacteroides sp. genome has a segment encoding these proteins:
- a CDS encoding transcriptional repressor, with protein sequence MDAYNRLIEFNIKPSVQRIAIMNYLLTHRTHPSADEVYSNLSKSMPTLSKTTVYSTLKLLAENGAALMLTIDESNLSFDGDTSPHAHFLCRKCAKIYDLPMPSSVKEVMQMDAAGHMITEIHYYYKGICKDCLNNLDKD encoded by the coding sequence ATGGATGCATATAATAGATTAATAGAATTCAACATAAAGCCGTCTGTTCAAAGGATAGCCATTATGAATTACTTGTTGACCCACCGCACGCACCCTTCTGCTGACGAGGTTTATTCAAATTTAAGTAAATCAATGCCCACTTTATCCAAAACAACGGTGTACAGCACATTGAAATTATTGGCAGAGAACGGCGCAGCTTTGATGCTTACAATTGATGAAAGTAACTTATCTTTCGACGGAGATACCTCTCCGCATGCCCATTTCTTATGTAGGAAATGCGCTAAAATTTATGATTTACCCATGCCTTCATCAGTAAAGGAAGTAATGCAGATGGATGCTGCAGGACACATGATAACAGAGATACATTACTATTATAAAGGCATTTGTAAGGATTGCCTAAACAATTTAGATAAAGATTAA
- a CDS encoding nitrous oxide-stimulated promoter family protein: MDKIAYEKKIVGKMIGLYCKQNHRTDGLCAECRELQDYTLRRLEKCRYGQKKSACVKCPTHCYKPEMREKIKEVMKFSGPRMLFHHPLDAFRHLLGK; encoded by the coding sequence ATGGATAAGATAGCTTATGAGAAGAAAATTGTAGGAAAGATGATCGGATTGTATTGCAAGCAGAATCATCGGACAGACGGGCTTTGTGCAGAATGCAGAGAACTGCAGGATTATACCCTTCGTCGACTCGAAAAATGCAGATACGGGCAGAAGAAGAGTGCTTGTGTCAAATGTCCTACTCATTGTTACAAGCCTGAGATGCGGGAAAAAATAAAGGAGGTGATGAAATTCTCCGGTCCGCGGATGCTTTTCCATCACCCCCTTGATG
- a CDS encoding NADH peroxidase → MKKFRCTVCGYVHEGDSAPEKCPLCKAPASKFVEIEESADALTFADEHVVGVAKGCDEEMIKDLNAHFMGECTEVGMYLAMSRQADREGYPEVAEAYKRIAWEEAEHASKFAELLGDVLSDTKTNLKMRKDAEQGACADKKRIATRAKQLNLDAIHDTVHEMCRDEARHGKVFEALYNRFFK, encoded by the coding sequence ATGAAGAAATTTAGATGTACAGTATGTGGTTACGTCCACGAAGGTGATTCAGCTCCAGAGAAATGTCCATTGTGTAAAGCTCCAGCTAGCAAATTTGTAGAAATAGAAGAGAGCGCAGATGCACTTACTTTTGCAGATGAACATGTTGTTGGTGTAGCTAAAGGCTGTGACGAAGAGATGATCAAGGATCTTAATGCACACTTCATGGGTGAATGTACAGAAGTTGGTATGTATTTAGCTATGAGTCGTCAGGCAGATCGTGAAGGTTATCCTGAAGTTGCTGAGGCTTACAAGAGAATTGCTTGGGAAGAAGCTGAACATGCTTCTAAATTTGCAGAACTACTAGGTGATGTATTGTCTGATACAAAAACAAACCTGAAAATGCGTAAAGATGCTGAACAAGGTGCTTGTGCTGATAAAAAACGTATTGCTACACGTGCAAAACAATTGAATTTGGATGCTATCCACGATACTGTTCACGAAATGTGCAGAGACGAAGCTCGCCACGGTAAAGTATTCGAAGCTTTGTATAATAGATTTTTCAAATAA